The window agCGGGGCGGGGGAGAGGGAGCCGGGAGAGGAGGGAATGTTGTGGAGGAGGGGGGGGAGTCTTCGTCCTTGGCCTCAGAGAGATGATAGGAGGCATAGTAGGTGAGGCgataggagggagggagggtgaagggcCTCATCAACCTCGGAGAGGTAGGGGCTTAGAGCTGGGTTGAGGGTTTGAGGGGGACCTGGAGGTgcaaggggggagggaaagaagagCAGGGGTCGCCCTTGACCTCGCGGAAGGAAGGAGGCAGGAGGGAGAGTCGGAGATGGGAGGGGATGatggaggagggaaggaggggagggggcttCACGACCTCAGAGAGGCAGGGGTACTTAGGGGAGAGGAAGGgcagggaggagaagagagagggagcaggaggGAGGAGAATTGGAGGGAAtgaggatggggaagggagaagatggtcggtgcagggaatggtggggaagggggagcgGAGCGGTTTGCCAAGGGCAGCGGGGAGTGGATGGAGGGAATGAGGGAAAGAccggaggggaggagtgggggtgggagagggaggttgggggggtgggagggggacagttcgggggggggggcaatGCGTGTGCAGCAAGAATGGGGCCTGAGTCAAACATACAACATTTTTCACCCCCCCCCATCGCCCCATccctcctcacactccccacctcTCTCTTCTTCTCTGACCATCCCGTCTTCTTTCCTCACTCCCTACCCTCACCCTTCCCAGACCATTTTCCAGTGGTGTGGGACCAGCGCCAACTTGCACGAGCGCCAGAGGTCGGCTCAATTCGCCAGCTCGATCCGGGACCTCGAGCGTAAGGGCCGGGCTCAGGTCGTCACCGTACGGGACGGCGAGGAGCCCCCGGAGATGATCGAGGTGAGGTCTCGCCCCTATCCGCaggatgccccccccccacccaccccacaatgTACTGAGCTCCCTCTATCACACCCCGCAAAAAAAACACTTCCCACCATTTACACTTGTACGCCgagttcccccccccccgtccctcgacactccccaccgttcacggtgcatgtcctaccctcgtacaccgaggtccccctgtccctcgacattccccaccgttcacggtgcgtgtcctaccctcgcaccccgaggtcccccccccgtccctcgacactccccaccgttcacggtgcatgtcctaccctcgtacaccgaggtccccctgtccctcgacactccccaccgttcacggagcgtgtcctaccctcgtacaccgaggtccccctgtccctcgacactccccaccgttcacggagcgtgtcctaccctcgtacaccgaggacccccctgtccctcgacactccccaccgttcacggtgcgtgtcctaccctcgcaccccgaggtccccccccccgtccctcgacactccccactgttcacggtgcgtgtcctaccctcgtacaccgaagtccccctgtccctcgacactccccactgttcacggtgcgtgtcctaccctcgtacaccgaggtccctctgtccctcgacactcctcccctccccgttcACGGTGCGtttcctaccctcgtacaccgaggtccccccgcCCCTCGACagtccccaccgttcacggtgcgtgtcctacccccGCAccctgagttccctctgtccctcgacagtccccaccgttcacggtgcgtgtcctaccctcgcaccctgaggtccctctgtccctcgacactccccaccgttcacggtgcgtgtcctacccccGCAccctgaggtccctctgtccctcgatacTCCCCGGTGAGAGTCCCACCTTCGTACATCGAAACGCCCACCCCGGTGGCGCCTCTTCCCGGGACGTGTTTTCCGCCGCGCCAGGTCTGAGTCTCCCGCCGTTCCCGCAGGTCCTGGGAGCCAAGCCGTCGCTGAGGGAGGGAAGCCCCCAGGACGACGCCCAGGCCGATCAGACCCACAGCAAGACGGCCGAGCTCTCCAAGGTGAGTGTGTCCCCAGGCGCGGAGGGGCGCGGTGGTGCTGGAGATTTGGAGGGGAATTTGACTGGATGGGTCGAGACGCTCTGGGAAAGTGTGGTCCTAACTCCTTTTTCCCCCCCCCTACCTTTACTCCCCCTGTAACCCCTTTCTCTACACCTCCTCTGCCTCCCCTCTTCCCCCGTTCTCTCTCGCCCGCTGTCCCCCCCTCCTTCTCCACCCCGCCCACTTCTCTCTTCGcgcccccccccaggtttcagaCGCCACCGGCTCGATGTTGCTGACCCCCATCTCGTCCAAAAGCCCCTTCGCCCGGTCGCTGCTCCAGTCTGACGACTGCTTCCTCCTCGACAACGGCATCTGTGGCAAAGTGTACGTCTGGAAAGGTAAATCCCActttccacccctctcccctcctccctccctaacCTCGCCAATCCCACCTACCTCTCGGCCTCCCGCCCGACCCCGCAACCTCAGCGtccacctccctcccttcctgCCCCGCCCCCCCTGACCTCCGAACCCCGACACCCTCCGATCCGGACCCGTTTCGCTCGCCGCCCTGCGCCCCCCCGGCCCTTCCTTCCGCCCCTCGACCCCTGACCCTAACGCTGCCGGACTCGCTTCGGATCCGACCCCTGACCTTTGACCCCATCTTCATCCCACTCCTCCGCCACCCCTCCGTTAGCCATTCTgccttcattcccccccccccctctctctctctctctgccccctccctccaGGTCGAGGCGCCAACGTGAAGGAGAAGCGGGCAGCCCTTAAAGTCGCCGAGGACGTCATCGCGCGTCGCAGCTACGCCCCAAACACTCAGGTAACCGGGATCTACCCGTGGGTATTCCCCTCCGGAATCTCCCCTATCCTCACCCTCCCTCCAGGACTGTCTGCTCCTCACAACACCTGAATCCCCCCCCCTCGTAcacctcgacactccccaccgttcacggtgtgtgtcctaccctcgtaccccgaggtccccctgtccctcgacactccccaccgttcacggtgcgtgtcctaccctcgtaccccgaggtccccctgtccctcgacaccccccaccgttcacggtgtgtgtcctaccctcgtaccccgaggtccccctgtccctcgacactccccaccgttcacggtgcgtgtcctaccctcgtaccccgaggtccccctgtccctcgacacccccccaccgttcacggtgtgtgtcctaccctcgtaccccgaggtccccctgtccctcgacactccccaccgttcacggtgtgtgtcctaccctcgtacaccgaggtccctctgtccctcgacactccctaccgttcacggtgcgtgtcctaccctcgtaccccgaggtccgcctgtccctcgacactccctaccgttcacggtgtgtgtcctaccctcgtaccccgaggtccgcctgtccctcgacactccctaccgttcacggtgtgtgtcctaccctcgtaccccgaggtccccctgtccctcgacactccccaccgttcacggtgtgtgtcctaccctcgtaccccaAGGTCcgcctgtccctcgacactccccacc is drawn from Hypanus sabinus isolate sHypSab1 unplaced genomic scaffold, sHypSab1.hap1 scaffold_2638, whole genome shotgun sequence and contains these coding sequences:
- the LOC132388089 gene encoding macrophage-capping protein-like, whose amino-acid sequence is PPPRAVPPHSPGERASTDEKGASALFATQLDDSLCGRPVQHREVQGNESELFMSYFPHGIKYQEGGVDSGFHKVAPDHASVRRLYHVQGRKIVRARQVALNWESFNTGDCFILDLGETIFQWCGTSANLHERQRSAQFASSIRDLERKGRAQVVTVRDGEEPPEMIEVLGAKPSLREGSPQDDAQADQTHSKTAELSKVSDATGSMLLTPISSKSPFARSLLQSDDCFLLDNGICGKVYVWKGRGANVKEKRAALKVAEDVIARRSYAPNTQVTGIYPWVFPSGISPILTLPPGLSAPHNT